A portion of the Macaca mulatta isolate MMU2019108-1 chromosome 2, T2T-MMU8v2.0, whole genome shotgun sequence genome contains these proteins:
- the MST1 gene encoding hepatocyte growth factor-like protein isoform X11 — MDNGVGYRGTVATTVDGLPCQAWSHKFPNDHRYTPTLRNGLEDNFCRNPDGDPGGPWCYTINPAVRFQSCGIKSCREAACVWCNGEDYRGAVDRTESGRECQRWDLQHPHQHPFEPGKFLDQGLDDNYCRNPDGSERPWCYTTDPQLEREFCDLPRCGSEAQPRHEATTVSCFRGKGEGYRGTANTTTAGVPCQRWDAQIPHQHRFTPEKYACKDLRENFCRNPDGSEAPWCFTLRPGMRVAFCYQIRRCADDVRPQDCYHGTGEQYRGTVSKTRKGVQCQRWSAETPHKPQFTFTPEPHAQLEENFCRNPDGDSHGPWCYTMDPGTPFDYCALRRCGEHYPSRPTDQVQFEKCGKRVDRLDQRRSKLRVVGGHPGNSPWTVSLRNRQGQHFCGGSLVKEQWILTARQCFSSCHMPLMGYEVWLGTLFQNPQHGEPGLQRVPVAKMVCGPSGSQLVLLKLERSVTLNQRVALICLPPEWYVVPPGTKCEIAGWGETKGTGNDTVLNVALLNVISNQECNIKHRGRVRESEMCTDGLLAPVGACEGDYGGPLACFTHNCWVLEGIIIPNRVCARSRWPAVFTRVSVFVDWIHKVMRLA; from the exons ATGGACAATGGGGTTGGGTACCGGGGCACCGTGGCCACAACCGTAGATGGCCTGCCCTGCCAGGCTTGGAGCCACAAGTTCCCGAATGATCACAG ATACACGCCCACGCTCCGGAATGGCCTGGAAGATAACTTCTGCCGTAACCCTGATGGCGACCCCGGAGGTCCTTGGTGCTACACAATAAACCCTGCCGTGCGCTTCCAGAGCTGCGGCATCAAATCCTGCCGGGAGG CCGCGTGTGTTTGGTGCAATGGCGAGGATTACCGCGGCGCGGTGGATCGCACGGAGTCAGGGCGCGAGTGCCAGCGCTGGGATCTCCAGCACCCGCACCAGCACCCCTTCGAGCCGGGCAA ATTCCTCGACCAAGGTCTAGACGACAACTATTGCCGGAATCCTGACGGCTCGGAGCGGCCCTGGTGCTACACTACGGATCCGCAGCTCGAGCGAGAGTTCTGTGACCTTCCCCGCTGCG GGTCCGAGGCACAGCCCCGCCACGAGGCCACGACTGTCAGCTGCTTCCGCGGGAAGGGTGAGGGCTACCGGGGCACAGCCAACACCACCACCGCGGGCGTACCTTGCCAGCGTTGGGACGCGCAAATCCCGCATCAGCACCGATTTACGCCAGAAAAATACGCGTGCAA AGACCTTCGGGAGAACTTCTGCCGGAACCCCGACGGCTCAGAGGCGCCCTGGTGCTTTACACTGCGGCCCGGCATGCGCGTGGCCTTTTGCTACCAGATTCGGCGTTGTGCGGACGACGTGCGGCCCCAGG ACTGCTACCACGGCACAGGGGAGCAGTACCGCGGCACGGTCAGCAAGACCCGCAAGGGTGTCCAGTGCCAGCGCTGGTCCGCTGAGACACCGCACAAGCCGCA GTTCACGTTTACCCCTGAACCGCACGCACAACTGGAGGAGAACTTCTGCCGGAACCCAGATGGGGATAGCCATGGGCCCTGGTGCTACACGATGGACCCAGGGACCCCATTCGACTACTGTGCCCTGCGACGCTGCGGTGAGCACTA CCCATCCCGTCCCACAGACCAGGTGCAGTTTGAGAAGTGTGGCAAGAGGGTGGATCGACTGGATCAGCGTCGTTCCAAGCTGCGTGTGGTTGGAGGCCATCCGGGCAACTCACCCTGGACAGTCAGCTTGCGGAATCG GCAGGGCCAGCATTTCTGTGGCGGGTCTCTAGTGAAGGAACAGTGGATACTGACTGCCCGGCAGTGCTTCTCCTCCTG CCATATGCCTCTCATGGGCTATGAGGTATGGTTGGGCACCCTGTTCCAGAACCCACAGCATGGAGAGCCAGGCCTACAGCGGGTCCCAGTAGCCAAGATGGTGTGTGGGCCCTCAGGCTCCCAGCTTGTCCTGCTCAAGCTGGAGAG ATCTGTGACCCTGAACCAGCGTGTGGCCCTGATCTGCCTGCCCCCTGAATGGTATGTGGTGCCTCCAGGGACCAAGTGTGAGATTGCAGGCTGGGGTGAGACCAAAG GTACGGGTAATGACACAGTCCTAAATGTGGCCTTGCTGAACGTCATCTCCAACCAGGAGTGTAACATCAAGCACCGAGGACGTGTGCGGGAGAGCGAGATGTGCACTGATGGACTGTTGGCCCCTGTGGGGGCCTGTGAG GGTGACTACGGGGGCCCACTTGCCTGCTTTACCCACAACTGCTGGGTCCTGGAAGGAATTATAATCCCCAACCGAGTGTGCGCAAGGTCCCGCTGGCCAGCCGTCTTCACGCGTGTCTCTGTGTTTGTGGACTGGATTCACAAGGTCATGAGACTGGCTTAG
- the MST1 gene encoding hepatocyte growth factor-like protein isoform X9 produces MDNGVGYRGTVATTVDGLPCQAWSHKFPNDHRYTPTLRNGLEDNFCRNPDGDPGGPWCYTINPAVRFQSCGIKSCREAACVWCNGEDYRGAVDRTESGRECQRWDLQHPHQHPFEPGKFLDQGLDDNYCRNPDGSERPWCYTTDPQLEREFCDLPRCGSEAQPRHEATTVSCFRGKGEGYRGTANTTTAGVPCQRWDAQIPHQHRFTPEKYACKDLRENFCRNPDGSEAPWCFTLRPGMRVAFCYQIRRCADDVRPQDCYHGTGEQYRGTVSKTRKGVQCQRWSAETPHKPQFTFTPEPHAQLEENFCRNPDGDSHGPWCYTMDPGTPFDYCALRRCADDQPPSILDPPDQVQFEKCGKRVDRLDQRRSKLRVVGGHPGNSPWTVSLRNRQGQHFCGGSLVKEQWILTARQCFSSCHMPLMGYEVWLGTLFQNPQHGEPGLQRVPVAKMVCGPSGSQLVLLKLERSVTLNQRVALICLPPEWYVVPPGTKCEIAGWGETKGTGNDTVLNVALLNVISNQECNIKHRGRVRESEMCTDGLLAPVGACEGDYGGPLACFTHNCWVLEGIIIPNRVCARSRWPAVFTRVSVFVDWIHKVMRLA; encoded by the exons ATGGACAATGGGGTTGGGTACCGGGGCACCGTGGCCACAACCGTAGATGGCCTGCCCTGCCAGGCTTGGAGCCACAAGTTCCCGAATGATCACAG ATACACGCCCACGCTCCGGAATGGCCTGGAAGATAACTTCTGCCGTAACCCTGATGGCGACCCCGGAGGTCCTTGGTGCTACACAATAAACCCTGCCGTGCGCTTCCAGAGCTGCGGCATCAAATCCTGCCGGGAGG CCGCGTGTGTTTGGTGCAATGGCGAGGATTACCGCGGCGCGGTGGATCGCACGGAGTCAGGGCGCGAGTGCCAGCGCTGGGATCTCCAGCACCCGCACCAGCACCCCTTCGAGCCGGGCAA ATTCCTCGACCAAGGTCTAGACGACAACTATTGCCGGAATCCTGACGGCTCGGAGCGGCCCTGGTGCTACACTACGGATCCGCAGCTCGAGCGAGAGTTCTGTGACCTTCCCCGCTGCG GGTCCGAGGCACAGCCCCGCCACGAGGCCACGACTGTCAGCTGCTTCCGCGGGAAGGGTGAGGGCTACCGGGGCACAGCCAACACCACCACCGCGGGCGTACCTTGCCAGCGTTGGGACGCGCAAATCCCGCATCAGCACCGATTTACGCCAGAAAAATACGCGTGCAA AGACCTTCGGGAGAACTTCTGCCGGAACCCCGACGGCTCAGAGGCGCCCTGGTGCTTTACACTGCGGCCCGGCATGCGCGTGGCCTTTTGCTACCAGATTCGGCGTTGTGCGGACGACGTGCGGCCCCAGG ACTGCTACCACGGCACAGGGGAGCAGTACCGCGGCACGGTCAGCAAGACCCGCAAGGGTGTCCAGTGCCAGCGCTGGTCCGCTGAGACACCGCACAAGCCGCA GTTCACGTTTACCCCTGAACCGCACGCACAACTGGAGGAGAACTTCTGCCGGAACCCAGATGGGGATAGCCATGGGCCCTGGTGCTACACGATGGACCCAGGGACCCCATTCGACTACTGTGCCCTGCGACGCTGCG CTGATGACCAGCCGCCATCAATCCTGGACCCCCCAG ACCAGGTGCAGTTTGAGAAGTGTGGCAAGAGGGTGGATCGACTGGATCAGCGTCGTTCCAAGCTGCGTGTGGTTGGAGGCCATCCGGGCAACTCACCCTGGACAGTCAGCTTGCGGAATCG GCAGGGCCAGCATTTCTGTGGCGGGTCTCTAGTGAAGGAACAGTGGATACTGACTGCCCGGCAGTGCTTCTCCTCCTG CCATATGCCTCTCATGGGCTATGAGGTATGGTTGGGCACCCTGTTCCAGAACCCACAGCATGGAGAGCCAGGCCTACAGCGGGTCCCAGTAGCCAAGATGGTGTGTGGGCCCTCAGGCTCCCAGCTTGTCCTGCTCAAGCTGGAGAG ATCTGTGACCCTGAACCAGCGTGTGGCCCTGATCTGCCTGCCCCCTGAATGGTATGTGGTGCCTCCAGGGACCAAGTGTGAGATTGCAGGCTGGGGTGAGACCAAAG GTACGGGTAATGACACAGTCCTAAATGTGGCCTTGCTGAACGTCATCTCCAACCAGGAGTGTAACATCAAGCACCGAGGACGTGTGCGGGAGAGCGAGATGTGCACTGATGGACTGTTGGCCCCTGTGGGGGCCTGTGAG GGTGACTACGGGGGCCCACTTGCCTGCTTTACCCACAACTGCTGGGTCCTGGAAGGAATTATAATCCCCAACCGAGTGTGCGCAAGGTCCCGCTGGCCAGCCGTCTTCACGCGTGTCTCTGTGTTTGTGGACTGGATTCACAAGGTCATGAGACTGGCTTAG
- the MST1 gene encoding hepatocyte growth factor-like protein isoform X10 — protein sequence MDNGVGYRGTVATTVDGLPCQAWSHKFPNDHRYTPTLRNGLEDNFCRNPDGDPGGPWCYTINPAVRFQSCGIKSCREAACVWCNGEDYRGAVDRTESGRECQRWDLQHPHQHPFEPGKFLDQGLDDNYCRNPDGSERPWCYTTDPQLEREFCDLPRCGSEAQPRHEATTVSCFRGKGEGYRGTANTTTAGVPCQRWDAQIPHQHRFTPEKYACKDLRENFCRNPDGSEAPWCFTLRPGMRVAFCYQIRRCADDVRPQDCYHGTGEQYRGTVSKTRKGVQCQRWSAETPHKPQFTFTPEPHAQLEENFCRNPDGDSHGPWCYTMDPGTPFDYCALRRCVWVSSSPSRPTDQVQFEKCGKRVDRLDQRRSKLRVVGGHPGNSPWTVSLRNRQGQHFCGGSLVKEQWILTARQCFSSCHMPLMGYEVWLGTLFQNPQHGEPGLQRVPVAKMVCGPSGSQLVLLKLERSVTLNQRVALICLPPEWYVVPPGTKCEIAGWGETKGTGNDTVLNVALLNVISNQECNIKHRGRVRESEMCTDGLLAPVGACEGDYGGPLACFTHNCWVLEGIIIPNRVCARSRWPAVFTRVSVFVDWIHKVMRLA from the exons ATGGACAATGGGGTTGGGTACCGGGGCACCGTGGCCACAACCGTAGATGGCCTGCCCTGCCAGGCTTGGAGCCACAAGTTCCCGAATGATCACAG ATACACGCCCACGCTCCGGAATGGCCTGGAAGATAACTTCTGCCGTAACCCTGATGGCGACCCCGGAGGTCCTTGGTGCTACACAATAAACCCTGCCGTGCGCTTCCAGAGCTGCGGCATCAAATCCTGCCGGGAGG CCGCGTGTGTTTGGTGCAATGGCGAGGATTACCGCGGCGCGGTGGATCGCACGGAGTCAGGGCGCGAGTGCCAGCGCTGGGATCTCCAGCACCCGCACCAGCACCCCTTCGAGCCGGGCAA ATTCCTCGACCAAGGTCTAGACGACAACTATTGCCGGAATCCTGACGGCTCGGAGCGGCCCTGGTGCTACACTACGGATCCGCAGCTCGAGCGAGAGTTCTGTGACCTTCCCCGCTGCG GGTCCGAGGCACAGCCCCGCCACGAGGCCACGACTGTCAGCTGCTTCCGCGGGAAGGGTGAGGGCTACCGGGGCACAGCCAACACCACCACCGCGGGCGTACCTTGCCAGCGTTGGGACGCGCAAATCCCGCATCAGCACCGATTTACGCCAGAAAAATACGCGTGCAA AGACCTTCGGGAGAACTTCTGCCGGAACCCCGACGGCTCAGAGGCGCCCTGGTGCTTTACACTGCGGCCCGGCATGCGCGTGGCCTTTTGCTACCAGATTCGGCGTTGTGCGGACGACGTGCGGCCCCAGG ACTGCTACCACGGCACAGGGGAGCAGTACCGCGGCACGGTCAGCAAGACCCGCAAGGGTGTCCAGTGCCAGCGCTGGTCCGCTGAGACACCGCACAAGCCGCA GTTCACGTTTACCCCTGAACCGCACGCACAACTGGAGGAGAACTTCTGCCGGAACCCAGATGGGGATAGCCATGGGCCCTGGTGCTACACGATGGACCCAGGGACCCCATTCGACTACTGTGCCCTGCGACGCTGCG TCTGGGTTTCATCCAGCCCATCCCGTCCCACAGACCAGGTGCAGTTTGAGAAGTGTGGCAAGAGGGTGGATCGACTGGATCAGCGTCGTTCCAAGCTGCGTGTGGTTGGAGGCCATCCGGGCAACTCACCCTGGACAGTCAGCTTGCGGAATCG GCAGGGCCAGCATTTCTGTGGCGGGTCTCTAGTGAAGGAACAGTGGATACTGACTGCCCGGCAGTGCTTCTCCTCCTG CCATATGCCTCTCATGGGCTATGAGGTATGGTTGGGCACCCTGTTCCAGAACCCACAGCATGGAGAGCCAGGCCTACAGCGGGTCCCAGTAGCCAAGATGGTGTGTGGGCCCTCAGGCTCCCAGCTTGTCCTGCTCAAGCTGGAGAG ATCTGTGACCCTGAACCAGCGTGTGGCCCTGATCTGCCTGCCCCCTGAATGGTATGTGGTGCCTCCAGGGACCAAGTGTGAGATTGCAGGCTGGGGTGAGACCAAAG GTACGGGTAATGACACAGTCCTAAATGTGGCCTTGCTGAACGTCATCTCCAACCAGGAGTGTAACATCAAGCACCGAGGACGTGTGCGGGAGAGCGAGATGTGCACTGATGGACTGTTGGCCCCTGTGGGGGCCTGTGAG GGTGACTACGGGGGCCCACTTGCCTGCTTTACCCACAACTGCTGGGTCCTGGAAGGAATTATAATCCCCAACCGAGTGTGCGCAAGGTCCCGCTGGCCAGCCGTCTTCACGCGTGTCTCTGTGTTTGTGGACTGGATTCACAAGGTCATGAGACTGGCTTAG
- the MST1 gene encoding hepatocyte growth factor-like protein isoform X4, with protein sequence MTLLAGQRSPLNDFQVLRGTELQHLLHAVVPEPWQEDVSDAEECAGRCGPLLDCQAFHYNVSSHGCQLLPWTQHSPHTRLRHSGRCDLFQKKDYIRTCIMDNGVGYRGTVATTVDGLPCQAWSHKFPNDHRYTPTLRNGLEDNFCRNPDGDPGGPWCYTINPAVRFQSCGIKSCREAACVWCNGEDYRGAVDRTESGRECQRWDLQHPHQHPFEPGKFLDQGLDDNYCRNPDGSERPWCYTTDPQLEREFCDLPRCGSEAQPRHEATTVSCFRGKGEGYRGTANTTTAGVPCQRWDAQIPHQHRFTPEKYACKDLRENFCRNPDGSEAPWCFTLRPGMRVAFCYQIRRCADDVRPQDCYHGTGEQYRGTVSKTRKGVQCQRWSAETPHKPQFTFTPEPHAQLEENFCRNPDGDSHGPWCYTMDPGTPFDYCALRRCADDQPPSILDPPDQVQFEKCGKRVDRLDQRRSKLRVVGGHPGNSPWTVSLRNRQGQHFCGGSLVKEQWILTARQCFSSCHMPLMGYEVWLGTLFQNPQHGEPGLQRVPVAKMVCGPSGSQLVLLKLERSVTLNQRVALICLPPEWYVVPPGTKCEIAGWGETKGTGNDTVLNVALLNVISNQECNIKHRGRVRESEMCTDGLLAPVGACEGDYGGPLACFTHNCWVLEGIIIPNRVCARSRWPAVFTRVSVFVDWIHKVMRLA encoded by the exons ATGACACTTCTGGCGG GGCAGCGCTCGCCATTGAATGACTTCCAGGTGCTCCGGGGCACAGAGCTACAGCACCTGCTACATGCAGTGGTGCCCGAGCCTTGGCAGGAGGATGTGTCAGATGCTGAAGAATGTGCTGGTCGCTGTGGGCCCTTACTGGACTGCCA GGCCTTCCACTACAATGTGAGCAGCCATGGTTGCCAACTGCTGCCATGGACTCAACACTCGCCCCACACGAGGCTGCGGCATTCTGGGCGCTGTGACCTCTTCCAGAAGAAAG ACTACATACGGACCTGCATCATGGACAATGGGGTTGGGTACCGGGGCACCGTGGCCACAACCGTAGATGGCCTGCCCTGCCAGGCTTGGAGCCACAAGTTCCCGAATGATCACAG ATACACGCCCACGCTCCGGAATGGCCTGGAAGATAACTTCTGCCGTAACCCTGATGGCGACCCCGGAGGTCCTTGGTGCTACACAATAAACCCTGCCGTGCGCTTCCAGAGCTGCGGCATCAAATCCTGCCGGGAGG CCGCGTGTGTTTGGTGCAATGGCGAGGATTACCGCGGCGCGGTGGATCGCACGGAGTCAGGGCGCGAGTGCCAGCGCTGGGATCTCCAGCACCCGCACCAGCACCCCTTCGAGCCGGGCAA ATTCCTCGACCAAGGTCTAGACGACAACTATTGCCGGAATCCTGACGGCTCGGAGCGGCCCTGGTGCTACACTACGGATCCGCAGCTCGAGCGAGAGTTCTGTGACCTTCCCCGCTGCG GGTCCGAGGCACAGCCCCGCCACGAGGCCACGACTGTCAGCTGCTTCCGCGGGAAGGGTGAGGGCTACCGGGGCACAGCCAACACCACCACCGCGGGCGTACCTTGCCAGCGTTGGGACGCGCAAATCCCGCATCAGCACCGATTTACGCCAGAAAAATACGCGTGCAA AGACCTTCGGGAGAACTTCTGCCGGAACCCCGACGGCTCAGAGGCGCCCTGGTGCTTTACACTGCGGCCCGGCATGCGCGTGGCCTTTTGCTACCAGATTCGGCGTTGTGCGGACGACGTGCGGCCCCAGG ACTGCTACCACGGCACAGGGGAGCAGTACCGCGGCACGGTCAGCAAGACCCGCAAGGGTGTCCAGTGCCAGCGCTGGTCCGCTGAGACACCGCACAAGCCGCA GTTCACGTTTACCCCTGAACCGCACGCACAACTGGAGGAGAACTTCTGCCGGAACCCAGATGGGGATAGCCATGGGCCCTGGTGCTACACGATGGACCCAGGGACCCCATTCGACTACTGTGCCCTGCGACGCTGCG CTGATGACCAGCCGCCATCAATCCTGGACCCCCCAG ACCAGGTGCAGTTTGAGAAGTGTGGCAAGAGGGTGGATCGACTGGATCAGCGTCGTTCCAAGCTGCGTGTGGTTGGAGGCCATCCGGGCAACTCACCCTGGACAGTCAGCTTGCGGAATCG GCAGGGCCAGCATTTCTGTGGCGGGTCTCTAGTGAAGGAACAGTGGATACTGACTGCCCGGCAGTGCTTCTCCTCCTG CCATATGCCTCTCATGGGCTATGAGGTATGGTTGGGCACCCTGTTCCAGAACCCACAGCATGGAGAGCCAGGCCTACAGCGGGTCCCAGTAGCCAAGATGGTGTGTGGGCCCTCAGGCTCCCAGCTTGTCCTGCTCAAGCTGGAGAG ATCTGTGACCCTGAACCAGCGTGTGGCCCTGATCTGCCTGCCCCCTGAATGGTATGTGGTGCCTCCAGGGACCAAGTGTGAGATTGCAGGCTGGGGTGAGACCAAAG GTACGGGTAATGACACAGTCCTAAATGTGGCCTTGCTGAACGTCATCTCCAACCAGGAGTGTAACATCAAGCACCGAGGACGTGTGCGGGAGAGCGAGATGTGCACTGATGGACTGTTGGCCCCTGTGGGGGCCTGTGAG GGTGACTACGGGGGCCCACTTGCCTGCTTTACCCACAACTGCTGGGTCCTGGAAGGAATTATAATCCCCAACCGAGTGTGCGCAAGGTCCCGCTGGCCAGCCGTCTTCACGCGTGTCTCTGTGTTTGTGGACTGGATTCACAAGGTCATGAGACTGGCTTAG
- the MST1 gene encoding hepatocyte growth factor-like protein isoform X5 translates to MTLLAGQRSPLNDFQVLRGTELQHLLHAVVPEPWQEDVSDAEECAGRCGPLLDCQAFHYNVSSHGCQLLPWTQHSPHTRLRHSGRCDLFQKKDYIRTCIMDNGVGYRGTVATTVDGLPCQAWSHKFPNDHRYTPTLRNGLEDNFCRNPDGDPGGPWCYTINPAVRFQSCGIKSCREAACVWCNGEDYRGAVDRTESGRECQRWDLQHPHQHPFEPGKFLDQGLDDNYCRNPDGSERPWCYTTDPQLEREFCDLPRCGSEAQPRHEATTVSCFRGKGEGYRGTANTTTAGVPCQRWDAQIPHQHRFTPEKYACKDLRENFCRNPDGSEAPWCFTLRPGMRVAFCYQIRRCADDVRPQDCYHGTGEQYRGTVSKTRKGVQCQRWSAETPHKPQFTFTPEPHAQLEENFCRNPDGDSHGPWCYTMDPGTPFDYCALRRCVWVSSSPSRPTDQVQFEKCGKRVDRLDQRRSKLRVVGGHPGNSPWTVSLRNRQGQHFCGGSLVKEQWILTARQCFSSCHMPLMGYEVWLGTLFQNPQHGEPGLQRVPVAKMVCGPSGSQLVLLKLERSVTLNQRVALICLPPEWYVVPPGTKCEIAGWGETKGTGNDTVLNVALLNVISNQECNIKHRGRVRESEMCTDGLLAPVGACEGDYGGPLACFTHNCWVLEGIIIPNRVCARSRWPAVFTRVSVFVDWIHKVMRLA, encoded by the exons ATGACACTTCTGGCGG GGCAGCGCTCGCCATTGAATGACTTCCAGGTGCTCCGGGGCACAGAGCTACAGCACCTGCTACATGCAGTGGTGCCCGAGCCTTGGCAGGAGGATGTGTCAGATGCTGAAGAATGTGCTGGTCGCTGTGGGCCCTTACTGGACTGCCA GGCCTTCCACTACAATGTGAGCAGCCATGGTTGCCAACTGCTGCCATGGACTCAACACTCGCCCCACACGAGGCTGCGGCATTCTGGGCGCTGTGACCTCTTCCAGAAGAAAG ACTACATACGGACCTGCATCATGGACAATGGGGTTGGGTACCGGGGCACCGTGGCCACAACCGTAGATGGCCTGCCCTGCCAGGCTTGGAGCCACAAGTTCCCGAATGATCACAG ATACACGCCCACGCTCCGGAATGGCCTGGAAGATAACTTCTGCCGTAACCCTGATGGCGACCCCGGAGGTCCTTGGTGCTACACAATAAACCCTGCCGTGCGCTTCCAGAGCTGCGGCATCAAATCCTGCCGGGAGG CCGCGTGTGTTTGGTGCAATGGCGAGGATTACCGCGGCGCGGTGGATCGCACGGAGTCAGGGCGCGAGTGCCAGCGCTGGGATCTCCAGCACCCGCACCAGCACCCCTTCGAGCCGGGCAA ATTCCTCGACCAAGGTCTAGACGACAACTATTGCCGGAATCCTGACGGCTCGGAGCGGCCCTGGTGCTACACTACGGATCCGCAGCTCGAGCGAGAGTTCTGTGACCTTCCCCGCTGCG GGTCCGAGGCACAGCCCCGCCACGAGGCCACGACTGTCAGCTGCTTCCGCGGGAAGGGTGAGGGCTACCGGGGCACAGCCAACACCACCACCGCGGGCGTACCTTGCCAGCGTTGGGACGCGCAAATCCCGCATCAGCACCGATTTACGCCAGAAAAATACGCGTGCAA AGACCTTCGGGAGAACTTCTGCCGGAACCCCGACGGCTCAGAGGCGCCCTGGTGCTTTACACTGCGGCCCGGCATGCGCGTGGCCTTTTGCTACCAGATTCGGCGTTGTGCGGACGACGTGCGGCCCCAGG ACTGCTACCACGGCACAGGGGAGCAGTACCGCGGCACGGTCAGCAAGACCCGCAAGGGTGTCCAGTGCCAGCGCTGGTCCGCTGAGACACCGCACAAGCCGCA GTTCACGTTTACCCCTGAACCGCACGCACAACTGGAGGAGAACTTCTGCCGGAACCCAGATGGGGATAGCCATGGGCCCTGGTGCTACACGATGGACCCAGGGACCCCATTCGACTACTGTGCCCTGCGACGCTGCG TCTGGGTTTCATCCAGCCCATCCCGTCCCACAGACCAGGTGCAGTTTGAGAAGTGTGGCAAGAGGGTGGATCGACTGGATCAGCGTCGTTCCAAGCTGCGTGTGGTTGGAGGCCATCCGGGCAACTCACCCTGGACAGTCAGCTTGCGGAATCG GCAGGGCCAGCATTTCTGTGGCGGGTCTCTAGTGAAGGAACAGTGGATACTGACTGCCCGGCAGTGCTTCTCCTCCTG CCATATGCCTCTCATGGGCTATGAGGTATGGTTGGGCACCCTGTTCCAGAACCCACAGCATGGAGAGCCAGGCCTACAGCGGGTCCCAGTAGCCAAGATGGTGTGTGGGCCCTCAGGCTCCCAGCTTGTCCTGCTCAAGCTGGAGAG ATCTGTGACCCTGAACCAGCGTGTGGCCCTGATCTGCCTGCCCCCTGAATGGTATGTGGTGCCTCCAGGGACCAAGTGTGAGATTGCAGGCTGGGGTGAGACCAAAG GTACGGGTAATGACACAGTCCTAAATGTGGCCTTGCTGAACGTCATCTCCAACCAGGAGTGTAACATCAAGCACCGAGGACGTGTGCGGGAGAGCGAGATGTGCACTGATGGACTGTTGGCCCCTGTGGGGGCCTGTGAG GGTGACTACGGGGGCCCACTTGCCTGCTTTACCCACAACTGCTGGGTCCTGGAAGGAATTATAATCCCCAACCGAGTGTGCGCAAGGTCCCGCTGGCCAGCCGTCTTCACGCGTGTCTCTGTGTTTGTGGACTGGATTCACAAGGTCATGAGACTGGCTTAG